One window of the Ureibacillus sp. FSL W7-1570 genome contains the following:
- a CDS encoding IS1182 family transposase: protein MFKYYNMNQLVLPLDLEIKLQENDIAFHIHHLVESIPDEAFQPFLRNTGCPAYHPRMMLKIILCAYSQSVFSGRKIEALLKDSIRMMWLAQGYEPSYRTINRFRVHPEVKELIRQCFVQFRCQLVEEKLIDQEAIFIDGTKIEANANKFTFVWKKSIEKYNQNLIEKSNQLYNELLEKEIIPEMERENEGELSVEELAQMVQQVDEVIKEYDQKIETSPDATERKALRSERKYPKRVYKQLIDLILRKQKYQKDFEILGERNSYSKTDLDATFMRMKDDYMKNGQLKAGYNVQIATEGQYALAYSIFPNPTDTRTLIPFLNKIEKDYFPLPKYIVADAGYGSEQNYEDILSNRKCEALIPYTMYEKEQKKKYKQNPFHPDNWMYDEESDTYICPNQQRVTFRYRSVRTDKTGFKRELKIYECENCSGCPFRSSCTKAKEGNHRKVMVNEKWEQQKEYVRAKLSEEKAGSIFRQRKIDVEPVFGFLKANLRFTRFSVRGKSKVENEMGIALMAVNLRKYTANKDQLTKNNGDKWKKENLSQLKFSFFLF from the coding sequence ATGTTCAAATATTATAACATGAATCAATTAGTTTTGCCTCTAGATTTAGAAATAAAATTACAAGAAAATGATATTGCCTTCCACATTCACCATTTAGTTGAAAGTATTCCAGATGAAGCCTTCCAGCCGTTTCTTCGAAATACAGGTTGTCCTGCTTATCATCCACGCATGATGCTAAAAATTATTTTGTGTGCCTATTCGCAGTCTGTCTTTTCAGGTCGAAAAATTGAAGCGCTATTAAAGGACAGTATACGAATGATGTGGTTGGCACAAGGATATGAACCAAGTTATCGGACGATCAATCGTTTTCGTGTGCATCCGGAAGTAAAAGAATTAATTCGTCAATGTTTTGTCCAATTCCGTTGCCAACTGGTGGAAGAAAAGTTAATCGATCAAGAAGCCATTTTTATCGATGGTACGAAGATTGAAGCGAATGCCAATAAATTTACTTTCGTATGGAAGAAATCCATTGAAAAATACAACCAAAACTTAATTGAAAAGTCCAATCAGTTATACAACGAACTATTAGAAAAAGAAATCATCCCTGAAATGGAGCGGGAAAATGAGGGAGAACTGTCCGTTGAAGAACTCGCTCAAATGGTGCAACAAGTCGATGAAGTCATTAAGGAATATGACCAAAAGATAGAAACATCGCCCGATGCCACAGAACGAAAAGCATTAAGAAGCGAACGGAAATATCCGAAGCGAGTGTACAAACAGTTGATTGACTTGATTTTACGTAAACAAAAGTATCAAAAAGACTTCGAAATCTTGGGTGAACGGAATAGTTATTCCAAAACAGACTTAGATGCGACGTTCATGCGAATGAAAGACGACTATATGAAAAACGGTCAATTGAAAGCTGGATACAACGTACAAATCGCAACAGAAGGTCAATACGCACTAGCTTATAGCATCTTTCCAAATCCTACTGATACACGTACATTAATTCCGTTCTTGAATAAGATAGAAAAGGATTATTTTCCGTTGCCAAAGTATATTGTCGCAGATGCTGGTTATGGTAGTGAACAAAACTATGAAGACATCCTTTCGAATCGAAAATGTGAGGCACTCATTCCATATACCATGTATGAGAAAGAACAAAAGAAGAAATATAAACAAAATCCATTTCATCCAGACAATTGGATGTACGACGAAGAAAGTGATACCTACATTTGTCCAAATCAGCAGCGAGTAACCTTCCGTTATCGTTCTGTACGTACAGATAAGACTGGTTTCAAACGAGAATTGAAAATCTATGAATGTGAAAACTGTTCAGGATGTCCATTTCGTTCATCATGCACAAAAGCAAAGGAAGGCAATCACCGAAAGGTCATGGTGAATGAAAAATGGGAACAACAAAAAGAATATGTAAGAGCGAAGCTTTCAGAAGAAAAAGCTGGTTCTATTTTCCGTCAACGTAAAATAGACGTAGAACCAGTTTTTGGATTCTTGAAGGCTAATTTGCGTTTCACTCGATTTTCCGTTCGAGGAAAATCGAAAGTGGAAAATGAAATGGGCATTGCCTTAATGGCCGTGAATTTACGAAAATACACGGCCAACAAAGATCAACTAACAAAAAATAATGGGGATAAATGGAAAAAGGAGAATTTGAGCCAACTCAAATTCTCCTTTTTCCTATTTTGA
- a CDS encoding LLM class flavin-dependent oxidoreductase yields the protein MSKRQLKLGAFFNVPGHHFASWRHPSTQPERTLDLDYFVELAKIAERGKFDTIFFADGFGQELEEYSPSGIKLDPIIIQSALAAVTKKIGLVATVTTSYNEPFQLARKFIGLDHLSKGRAAWNVVTSNSEREAPLFGRDKHLAHAERYERAEEFVDVVKKLWLSIDKDALVIDKESGRYLDLSKVQPVNHEGKWFKVRGTLDAPTSPQGHPVIVQAGSSEAGKELAARTADVVFTAWQTLEEAQAFYRDLKGRLAKYGRNPEDLLIMPGVYITVAKTEEEAVAKRKELDQYIHPKAGLKYLSHFFGADLTRYHIDDPLPEHFDGEDKTNPRIRANIVRNIAKRENLKTIRELYEFIAGARGHREIVGTPEQIADQLQEWFEQGAADGFNVMAPTFPDGLNDIVDLVIPELQRRGLFRTEYEGTTLRENLGLKNPARTVIENVKG from the coding sequence ATGAGCAAAAGACAATTAAAATTAGGAGCATTCTTTAATGTACCAGGCCATCATTTCGCAAGCTGGCGTCATCCTTCAACGCAGCCGGAACGTACACTGGATTTGGATTATTTCGTGGAACTGGCGAAAATCGCTGAGCGTGGCAAGTTTGACACCATTTTCTTTGCGGACGGTTTTGGTCAGGAGTTGGAGGAATATTCACCATCAGGCATTAAATTGGATCCAATTATCATCCAATCCGCCTTGGCTGCTGTGACAAAGAAAATCGGTTTAGTGGCGACGGTCACAACATCGTATAATGAGCCATTCCAATTAGCGCGGAAATTTATCGGCTTGGATCATTTGTCAAAAGGGCGCGCTGCATGGAATGTGGTTACATCTAACAGTGAAAGGGAAGCCCCACTTTTCGGAAGAGATAAACATTTGGCTCATGCAGAGCGTTATGAACGTGCGGAAGAGTTTGTAGATGTGGTGAAAAAGCTGTGGTTATCCATTGATAAAGATGCACTTGTCATTGACAAGGAATCAGGAAGATATCTTGATTTATCGAAAGTTCAACCTGTAAATCACGAAGGCAAGTGGTTCAAAGTGCGGGGAACGCTGGATGCACCGACATCTCCACAAGGGCACCCGGTCATCGTCCAGGCGGGTTCCTCCGAAGCGGGGAAAGAGTTGGCAGCCCGTACAGCGGATGTCGTTTTTACAGCGTGGCAAACGTTAGAAGAAGCACAGGCTTTTTACCGTGATCTGAAAGGACGTTTGGCAAAATACGGACGAAATCCGGAAGACTTGCTAATTATGCCGGGTGTCTATATTACGGTAGCAAAAACGGAAGAAGAAGCGGTTGCAAAACGGAAAGAATTGGATCAATATATTCATCCAAAGGCCGGGTTAAAGTATTTATCCCATTTCTTCGGAGCGGATTTAACACGTTATCATATCGATGATCCACTTCCGGAACATTTCGATGGGGAAGATAAGACAAATCCGCGCATCCGTGCGAACATTGTGCGAAATATCGCCAAACGCGAAAATTTAAAAACCATTCGTGAGCTATACGAATTTATCGCAGGGGCCCGCGGACATCGTGAAATTGTTGGTACACCGGAGCAAATTGCCGATCAATTGCAAGAATGGTTTGAGCAGGGAGCCGCAGATGGATTCAATGTGATGGCGCCGACTTTCCCGGATGGACTTAACGATATTGTTGACTTGGTTATTCCGGAATTGCAACGCAGAGGCTTATTCCGGACTGAATATGAAGGAACAACTTTACGCGAGAATTTAGGATTAAAAAATCCTGCACGTACGGTAATTGAAAACGTGAAAGGTTAA
- a CDS encoding thioredoxin family protein has translation MQSLQSVEQFHELKNEERIIFVFSADWCKDCVFIKPFLPAIEEKYAQYTFVKVDRDEFIDLCGELDVFGIPSFIAYNKGEEIGRFVSRDRKTQEEIENFIDGLPL, from the coding sequence ATGCAATCATTGCAATCCGTAGAACAATTTCATGAACTGAAAAACGAAGAGCGCATCATATTTGTGTTTTCTGCAGATTGGTGCAAAGACTGCGTATTTATTAAACCGTTTCTTCCTGCCATCGAAGAAAAATATGCTCAATATACTTTTGTAAAAGTAGATCGGGATGAATTTATTGATTTATGCGGTGAACTGGACGTTTTTGGAATTCCAAGTTTCATTGCCTACAATAAAGGGGAAGAAATTGGCCGTTTCGTTAGCCGGGACAGAAAAACGCAAGAGGAAATTGAAAACTTTATTGATGGGTTACCTCTTTAA